The segment aaattaagaaataaaaaatagttaaaataaatagatttaaaaggtaaggataagagttgaaaaataaaactaaggctgaaaaatatcaataaaactgagtagataaataaaattaaataaattaatgaatgaataaatacataaaaatagaataagataacagttcaaattactaaaataataaagcaacatttaaatcaatattatagtaaaaggtaggtaataaaattgttaaaccctacataaaagccagactgaataaatacgtttttagtttacgtttaaaagtctcaatatctccatcagctcctctcagatcctccggcaggctgttccatagtttgggagtgTCGTgactgaaagcagcgtcaccaaatgttttagttctgctcttaggaacagctaaaagagaggagccggaggatctgagagacctacctggtttatatactaaaagcatctctgagatgtagtctggtgcaaggccatgcagcgccttaaaaactagtaaaataattttaaaaatcaatacgaaaagcaacaggcagccaatgtaaagattttaaaataggcgtaatgtgtgctctccttctggtcctcgttaaaactctagctgctgcattttgtattaactgcagtttgttaattgtgttctttggaagaccagagaggagagcattgcagtagtccagcctgctggttataaaagcgtgcattagtctctctttgttgctcagagagagaaaagagaaacggcctcactctagaaatgttctttaaatgataaaaggctgttttggtgataaaacaaacatgtggtttaaaattaaaatcagaatcaaatgAAACACCAGTTGCACAGTTAGTGCAtggcgacccccactttgggaacccctgtgttaGTCTGTCTATAGAAAAGTTAGGAGGTGCCCTACTTAGTTCAAGGAACCACTCCCCATATAAGGGGGCTTCTGTCTTCTCCATGTTCTCAGTAGAGTCTGTCTGCCCACCATTATGACTGTTTAAATCAATTCTGcaaatctgcagcctctcactaTAGATGGGTCACCCATTCCATAAAGCCCAGGACACAATCCAAAATTGTCTCTTGTAATCTCCTTCATGCATTTGTGAATTTGTCTCTTTAAGCATGCTGTCCCAGTTTCTAAAGTTGTATTTTACCCAAAAGtcctgttcctttttttttgctttgatgACATGAAGAGCGTTCTCTCATTCATGAATCTGCATGTCTGCTCTCCACAGGATGACTCCAAACCTCCGTACTCCTATGCACAGCTGATTGTCCAGGCTATAACGTTAGCCACAGACAAGCAGCTCACACTAAACGGAATCTACAATCACATCACAAAGAACTATCCCTATTACAGGACTGCAGACAAGGGCTGGCAGGTGAGGACGCTGTAATGATAACACAGGTACCGTCACTCTCTGTGTCCCTTTTTAAAACATGCCAAAACTCTGaattcttccccctctctctgtcccagaACTCGATCCGTCACAACCTGTCTCTGAACCGTTACTTCATCAAAGTGGCGCGGTCGCAGGAGGAGCCGGGGAAAGGCTCGTTCTGGAGGATAGACCCGTCCACGGAGGCCAAGCTCATCGAGCAGGCTTTCAGGAAACGAAGGCCCCGGGGTGTCCCCTGCTTTAGGACCCCACACGGACCCCTCTCTTCCAGGTCAGGAGAACCACATTTCATCTCCTGAAGTTAGAGACACAACTATGCACCACAAGAGACATATGCAAACATTTTTACACTTTGCTACTCAATTTTGTAGAGGagactttttcctttttcagctTTCTTTGATATATtgctgattattttttaaatgtataccaTCTCTGCACATTCATTGGTTGAATTCTTTTGACATATTTGATGaagcaaagaaataaaaataatacaaaaaaatttttggggtaaagaaataataaagaggCATTGTTAAAAGTAGaagattttaaatgtatgtatacATTTGAAAGCCTCCTCttttaaccctaacctgaaccaGTTGGGGTTCTTGCTGGTCACTGGACCTTATGCCTAACCCGAACCAGTCGGAATTCTTGCTGGTCACTGGACCTCATACCTAACCCGAACCAGTTGGGGTTCTTGCTGGTCATTGGACTTTATTCCTAACCCGAACCAGTTGGAGTTCTTGCTTAAAGTaacatacatacaagcatgcagcccagagACAGAATACCACAGAAATgggtgaaataataaaaatataatcataaaaaaattgtataaaaaataataattaaaataagtaagagtagaaagcaaaattaaaaatctgtgaaagtaaaaaagattaaaaaaaatacaatatcataattattataataaataaatgctgttaaaacaatcataatacattataataatgcagtccagggctaaaaatacattgctccaaattaaaagcgatattaaaaaggtgagttttaagTTGACTTacaaaaataacatcaacaaaGAGAGACTACAGCCTAATACGACTACACTATAAAAGAGGGGAGGGtcctttttaatgaaaaagatcattaaaaaaacttaaGAACAAGTTCTGTTTAACTCATAAAGAACAGTtgatgatgttttcattttaagtcTCACGCCAGGCTGCATCTGTTGCATTATATCTCAATTTACAGACACTGTTTGTCCGAACATGTCaacaataaataacacaatcagCTACTCCTTCACAATAAGTAGTTATTTGATTGATCAGGGCAAAAATGAAAATCCCTCAGAGGCATGAAAACACCACAGAAATTCAAAATGTGAGAAAACTACAGCGCTCTTCTGGATGGAGAAAATAAGTTTAGAGTTTTTATTCTGTTGCCTGATTCTTCATGAAAAAGCTAAAAATGTTGTCAGgttgtggtaaaaaaaatattaaaatattttaataaaaatgaaattaaacttAAGTTgagaaacacttaaaaaaagtaattcagAGTAGTCAAACACACAATTTAATATTTGGCATTATCCTAAGTCCAAGCCGTCTTAAAGCAGCAGTGTCCCTGTCAGAGTTCTGCATTACAAACAACTTTAATTGCCTCAGCTGTCTACTTAACATTTTGCCTCATATCATTGATGTTTGCTCAATCatctgtaaacaaaaaatgtatttattcagtctggcttttatgtagggtttaacaattgtattacttactttttccTATTATATCgattttaatggttttttttattaattttaactgtttatttttttatttcattttatttatttgtatttaattattcattttgttttatttttatttatttattttctttcattttattcattttttttttaaatttttttttattaatctaCTCAATTATTTACACTTTCAGcctgaattttattttcaactcttaccttttttaaattgatttattttgactccttatattcttaatattattttaatgctttaacttattttaattacacatattttattgttgctgGTGTACGTTGGTCTCTTaaattcctttttatttttttaatatgtaagtaaataatttttatttagtatagcacctttcatagaataaaatcacaaagtgcttcacagaaaaaaatattaaatttaaaattaaatttaaaaaaaattaaaaaaatgaaatattttatttctgcttctttcttgttttcaattgcagtaaagcactttgagttgcatttgatttgaatgaaaggtgttatataaataaagcttgcttgcttgcttgcttgcttgcttgcttgcttgattgattgattgattgattgattgattgatcatgtGCAAAATGACTGAGGTATCTATATGTCAGCTTTAACCTGACTCTCAATCCTTTGTGTCCCTCAGGAGTGCCCCTGCGTCTCCCAATCACTCGGGCGTCCTCTCTGCTCACTCCAGCGGCGTCCAGACCCCCGACAGTCTGTCTCGAGAGGGTTCCCCAGTCCCCCTGGAGATGGACACATCCTCCACTCCCGCGCCGGCCTCCACTCCGGCAGTCCAACCCAAACTGGCAGTCATCCAGGAAGCACGCTTTGCACCAAACACACCAGGTACTAGACGCATTACATTCTACtgcatgtacagtgtgtgccttaAAAAAGCCTCCTAAATGTCACAATTTCACATTTCCATTGATGAAACtaaagaaacataaataaacCTCCATGCTTTCAGctttcctgtctgtgtgtgctccAGGCTCGCCTGTCAACAACCAGCCGGTCCTAATAGCAGTCCAGCGTCAGTTACCTCAGACCATCAAGCCCGTGACTTACACCATGGCGTCCCCGGTGAGCACCAGCAACTCTCAGCCGGCGGTCCAGACGGTCCACGTCCTGCAGCAGATCCCTGCAAGCTCGCTCGGCCCGGCCACCGCCGTCATCGCTCAGCCGGCCACCATCGTCAAGAAGAGCGAGCTGCATGAGAACGGAGAGCACACGGAGGTCAAAGGTGAGAGGAAGCGCTCTGTCTAGTGCGTGTGAGAGGGAAACTGTTCTCTCTGTGGTTGTCTCACTCCTGACTCTTGGTCCCTTCTGTGTCGTCCTCTCAGTCAAAGTGGAGACGATCCCCACCATCACCTCTATAGGCGGCTCCAGTCGTATAATCCAGACCGCCCCACAGTCCCTGCAGACCGTCACCATCGTGCAGTCGGCTCCATTAGGTCAGCACCAGCTGCCAATCAAGGCCATCACGCAGAACGGCACCCACAGCATCACCACTGCCATCCAGGGAGCCAGCGCCGGTGagcatcagctgtttgttttcagagtttttacAGTAATAGGCAGAGACTCCAACtttcagcagatgtctgtctaacaagAATCCGGTCTTacccaaggtttctgcctgtcaaaggaagtttgtccttgtggtTCAAAGTCTcgctatccgtctcaccactatcctcTCCCTCTAACCCTCTCtacaactcggtctcagcagatgtgtctaacatgagtctggtcctgctggagattTCTTCCTTTTAGTTTATGGTGGTGAGATAGACAGAAAGACTTTGAaccacaaggacaaacttcctttctctcttcatctccctctatccctctctccaactcagtctcagtgtgtctatcatgagtctggtcctactcAAGGTTTCTTCCtgctaaaggaagtttgtccttgtggtTCAAAGTCTtgctatctgtctcaccactgtcatctctctctctctcttcatctccctctatccctctctccaactcagtctcagcatgagtctgtctaacatgagtctggtcctgctcgaggtttctgccttttagtTTATGGTGAGACGGACAGCAAGACTTTGAACCACAAGGTCAAACttcctttctctccatctccctctatccctctctccaactcagtctcagtgtgtctatcatgagtctggtcctgctcaaggtttcttcctgctaaaggaagtttgtccttgtggtTCAAAGTCTTGCTTTCCGTctcaccactgtcatctctctctcttcatttccctctatccctctctccaactcggtctcagcagatgtgtgtctaacatgagtctggtcctgctggaggtttctgcctgttaaaggaagtttgtccttgtggtTCAAAGTCTtgctatctgtctcaccactgtcatctctctctctctcttcatctccctctatccctctctccaactcagtctcagcatgagtctgtctaacatgagtctggtcctgctcgaggtttctgccttttagtTTATGGTGAGACGGACAGCAAGACTTTGAACCACAAGGTCAAACttcctttctctccatctccctctatccctctctccaactcagtctcagtgtgtctatcatgagtctggtcctgctcaaggtttcttcctgctaaaggaagtttgtccttgtggtTCAAAGTCTTGCTTTCCGTctcaccactgtcatctctctctcttcatttccctctatccctctctccaactcggtctcagcagatgtgtgtctaacatgagtctggtcctgctcgaggtttctgccttttagtTTATGGTGGTGAGACGGACAGCAAGacttccctctctccaactcagtctcagtgTGTCTATCATGATTCTGGTCCTGctcagggtttctgcctgttaaaggaagtttgtccttgtggtTCAAAGTCttgctatccgtctcaccactatcatctccctctttccctctctccaacttagtctcatcagatgtgtgtctaacatgagtctagtcctgctcaAGTTTtcagcctgttaaaggaagtgctctccgtctcaccactgtcatctttctcttcatttccctctatccctctctccaacacgttctcagcagatgtgtgtctaacatgagtctggtcctgctggaagtTTCCACCTGTTataggaagtttgtccttgtggtTAAAAGTCTTGCtctccgtctcaccactatcatatccctctatccctctctccaacctgttctcagcagatgtgtgtctaacatgagtctggttctgctcaaggtttcttccTGTTTAAAGGAAGTCCTTGAAGGCTCCTCGGCAGTGCTCAAGAAGTGTTCTTTATCTAAACTTGGTCCTTAGTGGTTCTTAGTTAGCCACAGTTTGAACCACCATGACAGTGTTCCCTCTCTTAACTCCGCCCCCTTTCTTTCCTCCGCCCTAGCTCCA is part of the Notolabrus celidotus isolate fNotCel1 chromosome 20, fNotCel1.pri, whole genome shotgun sequence genome and harbors:
- the LOC117832794 gene encoding forkhead box protein K2-like isoform X1, which encodes MAVVSGSSGPVARLEGREFEYMMKKRSVTIGRNSSQGSVDVSMGHSSFISRRHLEIFTVSDDGTGSGDFYLRCLGKNGVFVDGVFLRRGAPPLQLPRMCTFRFPSTNIKITFTALSSGKKAKREAPESPVKPVQPQISPLTINIPDNIAHLMSPLPSPTGTISAANSCPSSPRGAGSSGYRMGGRMVSSAELQLMNDNSQPENDKDASGGDSPKDDSKPPYSYAQLIVQAITLATDKQLTLNGIYNHITKNYPYYRTADKGWQNSIRHNLSLNRYFIKVARSQEEPGKGSFWRIDPSTEAKLIEQAFRKRRPRGVPCFRTPHGPLSSRSAPASPNHSGVLSAHSSGVQTPDSLSREGSPVPLEMDTSSTPAPASTPAVQPKLAVIQEARFAPNTPAFLSVCAPGSPVNNQPVLIAVQRQLPQTIKPVTYTMASPVSTSNSQPAVQTVHVLQQIPASSLGPATAVIAQPATIVKKSELHENGEHTEVKVKVETIPTITSIGGSSRIIQTAPQSLQTVTIVQSAPLGQHQLPIKAITQNGTHSITTAIQGASAAPVVASPLHLLATHASASASLPTKRQIADQPASEQPDAKRSKSENAEAAPPATANAADSDSSAVNNPGSRLD
- the LOC117832794 gene encoding forkhead box protein K2-like isoform X2; protein product: MAVVSGSSGPVARLEGREFEYMMKKRSVTIGRNSSQGSVDVSMGHSSFISRRHLEIFTVSDDGTGSGDFYLRCLGKNGVFVDGVFLRRGAPPLQLPRMCTFRFPSTNIKITFTALSSGKKAKREAPESPVKPVQPQISPLTINIPDNIAHLMSPLPSPTGTISAANSCPSSPRGAGSSGYRMGGRMVSSAELQLMNDNSQPENDKDASGGDSPKDDSKPPYSYAQLIVQAITLATDKQLTLNGIYNHITKNYPYYRTADKGWQNSIRHNLSLNRYFIKVARSQEEPGKGSFWRIDPSTEAKLIEQAFRKRRPRGVPCFRTPHGPLSSRSAPASPNHSGVLSAHSSGVQTPDSLSREGSPVPLEMDTSSTPAPASTPAVQPKLAVIQEARFAPNTPGSPVNNQPVLIAVQRQLPQTIKPVTYTMASPVSTSNSQPAVQTVHVLQQIPASSLGPATAVIAQPATIVKKSELHENGEHTEVKVKVETIPTITSIGGSSRIIQTAPQSLQTVTIVQSAPLGQHQLPIKAITQNGTHSITTAIQGASAAPVVASPLHLLATHASASASLPTKRQIADQPASEQPDAKRSKSENAEAAPPATANAADSDSSAVNNPGSRLD